The following are from one region of the Sphingobium sp. MI1205 genome:
- a CDS encoding GMC family oxidoreductase translates to MMADAFDYIIVGAGSAGCVLANKLSAQPGCRVLLIEAGGEDRHPMIPIPIGIGKTLYDPSLCWYYPTEAEPGNAGEPRMFMRGRVLGGSSSVNGMVYCRGQPEDYDGWRDLGCTGWGWADMAPVFRALEDHELGDDGVRGVGGPLHVSVRKDRTPLTEALIDAANAMGTRRREDVNRPDQEGIGYCPVTIRNGRRVSAADAFLKPVRHRPNLTVVTDTLIDRLMFDGLRVVGVVGRAKGAPVEYRARGEVIVSSGTLQSPKLLMLSGIGPAEDLKACGITPLVDSPWVGRNLLEHKTISQQIRLSRDFSLNGKLRGWRAGLSMLRYLLRHDGPMAATYDINAFIKTRPELAQPDAQILFWAMTIDRDYQAGVRPEAQPGLLAMGYPLRTSSAGSVRLTGPGPDAPLSVSTNFLSTNHDCDVMVGIFHYMRRLFAQPALAPFVAFESFPGPDVKSDEDILDASRRDLTCQHAVGTCRMGRAGEAVLDERARVRGVEGLRVVDLSAMPTQVSGNTNGPAMALAWRAAELIAADS, encoded by the coding sequence ATGATGGCGGATGCTTTCGACTATATCATCGTTGGGGCGGGTTCTGCAGGTTGCGTATTGGCCAACAAGCTCTCCGCGCAGCCGGGATGCCGCGTGCTGCTGATCGAGGCCGGGGGCGAGGACCGTCATCCGATGATTCCGATCCCTATCGGCATCGGCAAGACGCTCTATGACCCTTCGCTTTGCTGGTATTATCCCACCGAAGCGGAACCGGGCAACGCCGGCGAACCTCGCATGTTCATGCGCGGCCGGGTGCTGGGTGGGTCGAGTTCCGTCAATGGCATGGTCTATTGTCGCGGCCAGCCGGAGGATTATGACGGTTGGCGTGACCTTGGATGCACGGGCTGGGGCTGGGCAGACATGGCGCCCGTCTTCCGGGCCCTGGAGGATCATGAACTGGGCGATGACGGGGTGCGGGGCGTTGGCGGGCCACTCCATGTATCGGTCCGCAAAGACCGGACGCCGCTGACCGAGGCGCTGATCGACGCCGCGAACGCCATGGGGACCAGGCGCCGGGAAGATGTCAACCGGCCCGATCAGGAAGGCATCGGCTATTGTCCGGTGACCATCCGCAACGGCCGCCGCGTGAGCGCTGCGGATGCGTTCCTGAAACCGGTCCGGCACCGTCCCAACCTGACAGTCGTCACCGACACGCTGATCGACCGCCTGATGTTCGACGGTCTGCGGGTGGTGGGCGTGGTTGGCCGCGCCAAGGGTGCGCCGGTCGAATATCGCGCGCGCGGAGAAGTGATCGTCAGCAGCGGAACACTGCAGTCGCCCAAGCTGCTTATGCTGTCGGGCATCGGTCCGGCGGAAGATCTGAAGGCGTGCGGCATCACGCCACTGGTCGACAGCCCGTGGGTTGGCCGCAACCTGCTGGAGCACAAGACCATATCCCAGCAGATCCGCCTCTCGCGCGATTTCAGCCTCAACGGGAAGCTGCGGGGCTGGCGGGCCGGCCTCTCTATGCTGCGTTACCTCCTTCGGCATGACGGGCCGATGGCGGCGACATATGATATCAACGCCTTCATCAAGACGCGGCCTGAGCTTGCGCAGCCGGATGCGCAGATCCTGTTCTGGGCGATGACCATTGATCGTGACTATCAGGCTGGCGTCCGACCGGAGGCGCAGCCTGGTCTGCTCGCCATGGGCTATCCGCTGCGCACCAGCAGCGCCGGCTCGGTCCGGCTGACCGGGCCGGGCCCGGACGCGCCCTTGTCCGTCAGCACCAATTTCCTTTCGACCAATCACGACTGCGACGTCATGGTCGGCATCTTCCACTATATGCGGCGGTTGTTCGCGCAACCGGCGCTCGCCCCCTTCGTCGCGTTCGAAAGCTTTCCGGGGCCGGATGTGAAGAGCGACGAGGACATACTCGATGCGTCCAGACGCGACCTGACCTGCCAACATGCGGTCGGCACATGCCGTATGGGTCGGGCAGGGGAGGCGGTCCTTGATGAAAGGGCACGTGTCCGGGGCGTGGAGGGGTTGCGGGTCGTGGATCTTTCGGCAATGCCAACGCAGGTTTCCGGGAACACCAATGGTCCGGCCATGGCGCTTGCTTGGCGGGCTGCGGAGCTTATCGCAGCCGATAGTTGA